In a genomic window of [Empedobacter] haloabium:
- a CDS encoding acetyl-CoA carboxylase carboxyltransferase subunit alpha, producing the protein MTKTTFLNFEQPIAELDSKIEELRFVQDDSAVDISEEIDRLAKKSQQLTKDIYAKLTPWQVAQIARHPQRPYTMDYVNEIFTDFHELHGDRTYADDQSIVGGLARFNGQPCMVIGHQKGRDTKERAMRNFGMPKPEGYRKAMRLMKVAEKFNLPIFTFVDTPGAFPGIDAEERGQSEAIGHNLYVMAELKVPLIATIIGEGGSGGALAIAVGDAVLMLQYATYSVISPEGCASILWKTSERAAEAAEALGLTAHRLKAMGLIDKIVNEPLGGAHRDPKEMARLLKRALADSLRQFQGMKTKELLENRHKKLLSYGKFKETTPQE; encoded by the coding sequence ATGACCAAAACTACTTTCCTCAATTTTGAACAGCCGATCGCGGAACTGGATTCCAAAATTGAAGAGCTGCGTTTCGTCCAGGACGATTCGGCCGTCGACATCTCGGAAGAGATCGACCGGCTGGCCAAGAAGAGCCAGCAGCTGACCAAGGACATCTACGCCAAGCTGACGCCATGGCAGGTCGCGCAGATCGCGCGCCATCCGCAGCGGCCGTACACGATGGACTACGTCAACGAGATCTTCACCGACTTCCACGAGCTGCATGGCGACCGCACCTACGCGGACGACCAGTCGATCGTCGGCGGCCTGGCGCGCTTCAACGGCCAGCCCTGCATGGTGATCGGCCACCAGAAGGGCCGCGACACGAAGGAGCGCGCGATGCGCAACTTCGGCATGCCGAAACCCGAAGGCTACCGTAAGGCGATGCGCCTGATGAAGGTGGCCGAGAAGTTCAACCTGCCGATCTTCACGTTCGTCGACACGCCCGGCGCCTTCCCCGGCATCGACGCGGAAGAGCGCGGCCAGTCCGAGGCCATCGGCCACAACCTGTACGTGATGGCGGAGCTGAAGGTGCCGCTGATCGCCACGATCATCGGCGAAGGCGGTTCCGGCGGCGCGCTGGCGATCGCCGTGGGCGACGCCGTGTTGATGCTGCAGTACGCCACCTACTCCGTGATCTCGCCGGAAGGCTGCGCGTCGATCCTGTGGAAGACCTCCGAGCGCGCCGCCGAGGCGGCCGAGGCGCTGGGCCTGACGGCGCACCGCCTGAAGGCGATGGGCCTGATCGACAAGATCGTCAACGAACCGCTGGGCGGCGCGCACCGCGATCCGAAGGAAATGGCGCGGCTGTTGAAGCGCGCGCTGGCCGACTCGCTGCGCCAGTTCCAGGGCATGAAGACCAAGGAACTGCTGGAGAACCGCCACAAGAAGCTGCTCAGCTACGGCAAGTTCAAGGAAACCACGCCGCAGGAATAA
- the tilS gene encoding tRNA lysidine(34) synthetase TilS, whose product MKSRHTSLSDLFSTAVAALPGNGPLAIAYSGGLDSTALLHLAQALQRPLYAFHIHHGLSANADAWEAHCAAECARLGVTFAARRVTVAADGTGTEASARMARYAALGELCRAHGVTTLLTAHHLDDQAETILLQLARGAGPAGLSGMDAFNTAPGLLGSADIVLARPLLQASRQQLEDYVRQHGLAHIDDESNDDTRYARNALRHTVMPALAAAFPGYQQRFARSAAHAQSAQRLLTQLAAQDLQACERDGGIDVEALRALDEDRRNNLLRHWFGVCGIRIPSASWLAEMTAQLLEAREDANLLVTHPDREVRRYRGRLYLAPKQRALAGTREDIFEEAPFQHFRWLGEASIAFPDYGGSLHFDRAEEGCAPEWLQAQLLTISFRRGGERLKLAPNRPTRGLKQHYQALDIPAWDRTRLPVVGIPGQTVFAAGIGMDCRNVVQGRNDLIVLRWMAE is encoded by the coding sequence ATGAAGTCACGTCACACCAGCCTTTCCGACCTGTTTTCCACGGCCGTCGCGGCACTCCCGGGCAACGGCCCACTCGCCATCGCCTACAGCGGCGGCCTCGATTCGACGGCACTGCTGCATCTGGCGCAAGCGCTGCAACGGCCGCTGTACGCCTTCCACATCCACCACGGCCTGAGCGCCAACGCCGACGCCTGGGAAGCGCACTGCGCGGCCGAGTGCGCGCGCCTGGGCGTGACGTTCGCGGCGCGCCGCGTCACGGTAGCCGCGGACGGCACGGGCACCGAGGCGTCCGCGCGCATGGCCCGTTACGCCGCGCTGGGCGAGTTGTGCCGCGCGCATGGCGTGACGACCCTCTTGACGGCCCATCACCTGGATGACCAGGCCGAGACGATCCTGCTGCAGCTGGCGCGCGGCGCCGGGCCGGCGGGGCTGTCCGGCATGGACGCCTTCAACACGGCGCCAGGCCTGCTGGGCAGCGCCGACATCGTGCTGGCGCGCCCGCTGCTGCAGGCGTCGCGCCAACAGCTGGAGGACTACGTGCGCCAGCACGGCCTGGCCCACATCGACGACGAATCGAACGACGACACCCGCTACGCCCGCAACGCGCTGCGCCACACCGTGATGCCGGCGCTGGCGGCCGCGTTCCCCGGCTACCAGCAGCGCTTCGCCCGCAGCGCGGCGCATGCGCAGTCGGCCCAGCGGCTGCTGACGCAACTGGCGGCGCAGGACCTGCAGGCGTGCGAGCGCGACGGCGGCATCGACGTCGAAGCCTTGCGTGCGCTGGACGAAGACCGGCGCAACAACCTGCTGCGCCACTGGTTCGGTGTGTGCGGCATCCGCATTCCATCGGCCAGCTGGCTGGCCGAGATGACGGCGCAGCTGCTGGAAGCGCGCGAGGATGCCAACCTGCTGGTCACGCACCCCGACCGCGAAGTGCGGCGCTACCGCGGCCGCCTGTACCTGGCGCCCAAGCAGCGCGCGCTGGCCGGCACGCGCGAGGACATTTTCGAGGAAGCGCCGTTCCAGCATTTCCGCTGGCTGGGCGAGGCGTCGATCGCCTTCCCGGATTACGGCGGCAGCTTGCATTTCGACCGTGCGGAAGAGGGCTGCGCGCCCGAGTGGCTGCAGGCGCAGCTGCTGACGATCTCGTTCCGCCGAGGTGGCGAGCGGCTGAAGCTGGCGCCGAACCGCCCCACGCGCGGCCTGAAGCAGCATTACCAGGCATTGGATATCCCCGCGTGGGACCGCACCCGCCTGCCTGTGGTGGGCATCCCGGGGCAGACGGTGTTCGCTGCCGGGATCGGCATGGACTGCCGAAACGTTGTGCAGGGGCGGAACGATTTGATCGTCTTGCGCTGGATGGCCGAATAA